In Deinococcus ficus, a single genomic region encodes these proteins:
- a CDS encoding VLRF1 family aeRF1-type release factor, with protein sequence MGAPVPPAAERADRGAPRRERPDRRWRPLGHHRFGTRHVPGAPGSGGAGRGQPGSGPRSDSGTDLFENREAAMQQRFYNRIVAELTDLMAQRDIRQLILVGPVQRVAEFKAEIPATAPFELIGETNVTGGAGWVNPADILEKIQPMLHAHREATEQALLDQIQERGVMEMEPVLEMLQQARLYQLVIPEDGSDVHVYRSNNRDVPYFTSRKDVPHSPLDDSVMERVTLEELLPDLIDLYGIEVRRVHGDHAQRLVREFGGLAALPRY encoded by the coding sequence GTGGGCGCGCCTGTTCCTCCTGCGGCAGAACGAGCTGACCGAGGTGCGCCGCGAAGAGAACGTCCGGATCGACGATGGCGACCGCTGGGACACCATCGTTTCGGCACCCGGCACGTGCCCGGCGCGCCAGGAAGCGGCGGGGCCGGCCGCGGGCAGCCCGGGAGTGGCCCACGCAGCGACAGCGGCACGGACCTGTTCGAGAACCGTGAAGCGGCCATGCAGCAGCGCTTCTACAACCGCATCGTGGCGGAACTGACCGATCTGATGGCCCAGCGGGACATCCGGCAGCTGATCCTGGTGGGCCCGGTTCAGCGTGTGGCGGAGTTCAAGGCGGAAATTCCGGCGACGGCGCCGTTCGAACTCATCGGCGAGACCAACGTGACGGGCGGTGCCGGCTGGGTCAACCCCGCAGACATCCTGGAAAAGATTCAGCCGATGCTTCACGCCCACCGGGAGGCGACCGAACAGGCCCTTCTGGACCAGATCCAGGAACGCGGGGTGATGGAGATGGAACCGGTCCTGGAGATGCTGCAGCAGGCCCGCCTGTACCAGCTGGTCATCCCGGAGGACGGCTCGGACGTGCACGTGTACCGCAGCAACAACCGTGACGTGCCGTACTTCACGAGCCGCAAGGACGTGCCGCACAGTCCCCTGGACGACAGCGTGATGGAACGCGTGACCCTAGAAGAACTCCTGCCGGACCTGATCGACCTGTACGGCATCGAGGTCCGCCGCGTGCATGGCGACCACGCCCAGCGGCTGGTCCGGGAATTCGGCGGTCTCGCTGCCCTCCCCCGCTACTGA
- a CDS encoding GNAT family N-acetyltransferase, with protein sequence MSLTHRPYQSAADLPFLLDWLGRHAHSAYMHPGDLVWWLRQNEVVDPARALDLYFSGAGDLAGFVFSDPPTWAVLQGRDDLAPDDWQQMIKVAENKAGEPVTFNAYTGEMPGARVQALRRAGYVPASTDRLARLYRVPGPADLAAAPLPAGFRFTDMGRADVSEADRVDLHRAVWHPSRVTVDAYRTLRAAPNYLPELDVVIVGPAGEPAAYALGWFDEVSRAGLLEPVGTLAEFRRRGLGRQLVREMTRRLAGLGAEGVTIGTRESNGAAMGLYQSAGYHVTGYWVDYRRTSLT encoded by the coding sequence ATGTCCCTGACTCACCGGCCGTACCAGTCCGCGGCGGACCTGCCCTTCCTCCTGGACTGGCTGGGCCGCCATGCCCACAGCGCCTACATGCACCCCGGTGACCTCGTCTGGTGGCTCAGACAGAACGAAGTGGTGGATCCGGCCCGGGCGCTTGACCTGTACTTTTCCGGGGCCGGCGACCTGGCCGGGTTCGTCTTCAGCGACCCACCGACCTGGGCGGTGCTGCAGGGCCGCGACGACCTCGCTCCGGATGACTGGCAGCAGATGATCAAGGTCGCGGAAAACAAGGCGGGCGAGCCGGTAACCTTCAATGCCTACACCGGCGAGATGCCCGGTGCGCGCGTTCAGGCCCTGCGGCGCGCCGGGTACGTCCCGGCATCCACCGACCGGCTGGCGCGCCTTTACCGGGTGCCGGGGCCGGCAGATCTGGCCGCGGCGCCACTGCCGGCAGGGTTCAGGTTCACGGACATGGGCCGGGCCGACGTGAGCGAAGCGGACCGGGTGGACCTGCACCGCGCGGTGTGGCACCCGTCACGGGTCACAGTGGACGCCTACCGGACCCTGCGTGCCGCCCCCAATTACCTTCCGGAGCTGGACGTGGTGATCGTGGGCCCGGCGGGCGAACCGGCCGCGTACGCGCTGGGCTGGTTCGATGAGGTGTCGCGGGCCGGCCTGCTGGAGCCGGTCGGGACCCTGGCCGAGTTTCGGCGGCGGGGCCTGGGGCGGCAGCTGGTGCGGGAAATGACTCGCCGCCTTGCCGGGTTGGGTGCGGAGGGTGTGACCATCGGCACGCGCGAAAGCAATGGTGCCGCCATGGGCCTGTATCAGTCCGCCGGGTATCACGTGACAGGCTACTGGGTGGATTACCGTCGGACCTCACTGACCTGA
- a CDS encoding GNAT family N-acetyltransferase, producing the protein MPEFEAFASRRGFHAVQRFVTMTLQVSEADDALLARLVARASGEGVRLFSFAETGNTPEARRRLYELNRRLAPLLPGNGDEFPTFSEYEREILDAEWFWAEGQLIAATADRWIGLVGLGFYEDGRALQHEFTAVAPAMQGRGVAQALKAWSVQKAKEWGVSVVRTGNDASNAPIIAVNRRLGYDLVPGVVKLRRLVGRGS; encoded by the coding sequence ATGCCTGAGTTCGAGGCGTTTGCCTCGCGGCGGGGCTTTCACGCCGTGCAGCGGTTCGTGACCATGACCCTGCAGGTCAGTGAGGCTGACGACGCCCTGCTCGCTCGGCTCGTGGCCCGCGCTTCCGGTGAGGGCGTTCGCCTGTTCTCGTTTGCCGAGACCGGCAACACCCCAGAGGCCAGACGCCGCCTGTACGAACTCAACCGCCGCCTCGCTCCTTTGCTGCCGGGCAACGGGGACGAGTTCCCCACCTTCTCCGAATACGAGCGAGAAATCCTGGATGCCGAGTGGTTCTGGGCGGAAGGTCAGCTGATCGCGGCCACGGCAGACCGCTGGATTGGCCTCGTCGGTCTGGGGTTCTATGAGGACGGGCGGGCGCTGCAACACGAGTTCACAGCCGTGGCTCCCGCCATGCAGGGCCGCGGCGTCGCTCAGGCCCTCAAGGCCTGGAGCGTGCAGAAGGCGAAAGAGTGGGGCGTGAGCGTGGTCCGCACAGGAAACGACGCCTCGAACGCGCCGATCATCGCCGTGAACCGGCGTCTGGGCTACGACCTGGTGCCCGGCGTCGTGAAACTGAGGCGCTTGGTGGGGCGGGGGAGCTGA
- a CDS encoding DUF3060 domain-containing protein codes for MKTMLCLPLLCAGVAVAQPQGSATVADSGRILTLECSGPNDVITVRGSNNYITLSGACEHLVVYGNGNTINGTAVQKVWLKGNNNLLSFWQELPSAYLNNTGNGNRYTVGSVSTGTAAPQSAAGQTSGK; via the coding sequence ATGAAAACGATGCTGTGCCTCCCCCTCCTGTGTGCGGGCGTTGCCGTGGCCCAACCGCAGGGCAGCGCGACCGTCGCAGACAGCGGCCGCATCCTCACCCTGGAGTGCTCCGGGCCCAACGACGTGATCACGGTCCGGGGAAGCAACAACTACATCACCCTCTCCGGGGCCTGCGAGCACCTCGTGGTGTACGGAAACGGCAACACCATCAACGGCACCGCAGTGCAGAAGGTCTGGCTCAAGGGGAACAACAACTTGCTCTCGTTCTGGCAGGAGCTGCCCAGCGCGTACCTCAACAACACCGGGAATGGCAACCGGTACACGGTCGGCAGCGTCTCCACCGGGACGGCCGCACCACAAAGCGCAGCGGGCCAGACCAGCGGGAAGTGA
- a CDS encoding SRPBCC domain-containing protein → MTSTVSPMTSRIEAGKELILERVFQAPRELVFEAFSSAEHLRQWWGPRGWTIPHCTVDFRPGGKWHYCMKCVDESQGEFYGMESWGLGIYRDIDAPARIVYTDYFSDAEATINEAMPPTLSTLIFEEVDGGTRVTNHALYDTEEGLKTVMDMGMLQGVTETWDRLAEHLAAQPR, encoded by the coding sequence ATGACCAGCACCGTTTCCCCCATGACCTCACGAATCGAAGCCGGGAAAGAACTGATTCTGGAACGCGTGTTTCAGGCGCCGCGCGAACTCGTGTTCGAGGCCTTCTCGAGCGCCGAGCACCTGCGCCAGTGGTGGGGGCCGCGCGGCTGGACGATCCCGCACTGCACCGTGGACTTCCGCCCGGGCGGAAAATGGCACTACTGCATGAAATGCGTCGACGAAAGCCAGGGGGAGTTCTACGGCATGGAATCCTGGGGGCTGGGCATCTACCGTGACATCGACGCTCCAGCGCGCATCGTGTACACCGACTACTTCTCCGACGCCGAGGCCACCATCAACGAGGCCATGCCCCCCACCCTGTCGACGCTGATCTTCGAGGAGGTCGACGGTGGAACGCGGGTCACCAACCACGCCCTGTACGACACGGAAGAAGGCCTGAAGACGGTCATGGACATGGGCATGCTCCAGGGCGTCACGGAAACCTGGGACCGCCTCGCCGAGCATCTGGCCGCACAACCGCGCTGA
- a CDS encoding ArsR/SmtB family transcription factor, producing MDHATLSALAEPTRLQMVELLVRQPLTVGEIATQLGIRQPQASKHLRVLNDAGIVEVQAVANRRIYRLRAEPFQNLDRWLVTYRQLWEDRFDQLERYLAQRQQTPAPGTGPEEEDPT from the coding sequence ATGGATCACGCAACGCTCAGTGCACTGGCCGAACCCACCCGGCTCCAGATGGTCGAGCTTCTCGTCAGGCAGCCGCTGACCGTTGGAGAGATCGCCACGCAGCTCGGCATCCGCCAGCCGCAGGCCTCCAAGCACCTGCGCGTCCTGAACGACGCCGGCATCGTCGAGGTGCAGGCAGTCGCCAATCGCCGCATCTACCGCCTGCGGGCCGAACCCTTCCAGAATCTCGACCGCTGGCTCGTCACCTACCGGCAACTCTGGGAAGACCGGTTTGACCAGCTGGAACGCTACCTGGCACAGCGCCAGCAGACTCCCGCACCGGGCACAGGGCCCGAAGAGGAGGACCCGACCTGA